The Medicago truncatula cultivar Jemalong A17 chromosome 4, MtrunA17r5.0-ANR, whole genome shotgun sequence genome includes a region encoding these proteins:
- the LOC120580129 gene encoding uncharacterized protein — MTKLWINAYTDDAIGKLYGAEHSGRVRGLGLGVCPTIAFGKRRHFTDFIQAGSSNEKNVEDLQKQVESLGEKLIGYEKTKEQLTQAPEKLTKTTEQLTQTTGQLEQTQYHLAIMEKFMQHKFGDELSMFINNVPPS; from the coding sequence ATGACTAAGTTGTGGATTAATGCATATACTGATGATGCTATTGGAAAACTATATGGTGCTGAGCACTCGGGTCGAGTACGCGGTTTGGGTTTGGGGGTTTGTCCAACTATTGCTTTTGGAAAGCGTAGGCATTTCACAGATTTTATTCAAGCTGGTAGCTCTAATGAAAAGAATGTTGAAGACTTACAGAAGCAAGTAGAaagtttgggagaaaaactAATTGGATATGAAAAGACTAAGGAACAGCTTACACAGGCTCCAGAGAAGCTTACAAAAACAACTGAGCAACTTACACAAACGACCGGTCAACTTGAACAAACGCAATATCATTTGGCAATTATGGAAAAGTTCATGCAGCATAAATTTGGTGATGAGTTGTCTATGTTCATCAATAATGTTCCTCCATCTTAG